Proteins from a single region of Haloarcula laminariae:
- a CDS encoding universal stress protein, giving the protein MVQLLLALDDDLSQAEAQIAAIEDMVETAEGAEAYILHVFDENPEGASVHQIEAIRETKDRLEAAGVTVELLESSGDPAEEILRHAKEYDVDQVCVGGRKRSPAGKALFGSVTQDVILGTNLPVLVCGSSGE; this is encoded by the coding sequence ATGGTACAACTGTTGCTGGCACTCGACGACGACTTATCACAGGCAGAGGCGCAGATTGCGGCCATCGAGGACATGGTCGAGACAGCGGAGGGCGCGGAGGCGTACATTCTACACGTCTTCGACGAGAACCCCGAGGGAGCGTCTGTCCACCAGATAGAGGCGATCAGAGAGACGAAAGACCGTCTCGAAGCCGCGGGCGTCACCGTCGAGCTCCTCGAGTCCAGCGGGGACCCGGCGGAAGAGATACTGAGACACGCCAAAGAGTACGACGTCGATCAAGTGTGTGTCGGTGGGCGAAAGCGGAGCCCGGCGGGGAAAGCGCTGTTCGGGAGCGTCACTCAGGACGTGATTCTCGGAACCAACCTCCCGGTGCTGGTCTGTGGTAGCTCGGGGGAGTAA
- a CDS encoding methyl-accepting chemotaxis protein translates to MSTSRPDDATVAADVSEDSEETERLRAQRDHWRSLFDQMVALFPEPVIVVDGDGRLTHWNEEQEEFIGTPAEDALNRPAHEVVGTEDVTETLAEEVVRTGEAIRETAVRSGSHDDGTDWHVRATGVPLVSPDGDIVGCFEYVSRVTDLVEQRESMQAVQERVQKDIDASVGDLESAATQVTENAEEIADIAEKEADSIERIDGEIQTLSATTEEVASSVDTISTQSDATETLAEDSEAATQDLLETVETVTEASEQMATDATELADQIAEIDDVVATIDDLAEQINMLALNASIEAARAGEAGEGFAVVADEVKSLAAESQVEADRIEGMIDAISTIATETVTSVEETTQRVGEIETEIRAVNENQQQIQDAIADISTQLDQIADATDDQATSAEEITATLDSTVEGVKRVADEVAELATANQRQTSQIRQIRENVEALDRNLEEAVDRS, encoded by the coding sequence ATGTCCACATCTCGCCCGGATGACGCGACAGTAGCGGCCGACGTGTCGGAGGACTCCGAGGAGACCGAACGCCTGCGCGCCCAGCGCGACCACTGGCGGAGCCTCTTCGACCAGATGGTCGCGTTGTTCCCCGAGCCGGTCATCGTCGTCGACGGCGACGGGCGCCTGACACACTGGAACGAAGAGCAAGAGGAGTTCATCGGCACCCCCGCCGAGGACGCGCTGAACCGACCGGCACACGAGGTAGTGGGGACCGAAGACGTGACTGAGACGCTCGCCGAAGAAGTGGTCCGGACGGGTGAGGCCATCAGGGAGACGGCAGTCAGGTCGGGCTCTCACGACGACGGAACCGACTGGCACGTCCGCGCGACCGGCGTCCCGCTGGTGTCCCCCGATGGGGACATCGTCGGCTGTTTCGAGTACGTCAGTCGGGTCACTGACCTGGTCGAACAGCGCGAGTCGATGCAGGCGGTACAGGAACGAGTCCAGAAAGACATAGACGCGTCCGTCGGCGACCTCGAGTCCGCGGCCACTCAGGTGACCGAGAACGCGGAGGAGATAGCGGACATCGCGGAGAAAGAGGCCGACAGCATCGAACGCATCGACGGGGAGATACAGACGCTGAGCGCGACGACCGAGGAAGTCGCGTCGAGCGTCGATACCATCAGTACACAGAGTGACGCGACCGAGACGCTGGCCGAAGACTCCGAGGCCGCCACGCAGGACTTGCTGGAGACGGTCGAAACCGTCACGGAAGCGAGCGAACAGATGGCGACCGATGCGACGGAGCTGGCCGACCAGATAGCCGAGATAGACGACGTGGTGGCGACTATCGACGACTTGGCCGAGCAGATAAACATGCTCGCGCTGAACGCCTCCATCGAAGCGGCTCGTGCCGGCGAGGCCGGCGAGGGTTTCGCCGTGGTCGCGGACGAAGTCAAGAGTTTAGCGGCTGAATCCCAGGTAGAGGCCGACCGTATCGAGGGGATGATAGACGCCATCTCGACGATAGCGACCGAGACCGTCACCAGCGTCGAAGAGACGACACAGCGGGTCGGGGAAATCGAGACGGAGATACGGGCGGTGAACGAGAACCAACAGCAGATACAGGACGCAATCGCGGACATCTCGACGCAGTTAGACCAGATAGCCGACGCGACCGACGATCAGGCGACCAGTGCGGAGGAGATAACTGCCACACTGGACAGTACCGTCGAAGGCGTAAAGCGGGTGGCGGACGAGGTCGCCGAGCTCGCCACGGCGAACCAGCGACAGACCTCTCAGATCAGACAGATCCGCGAGAACGTCGAGGCGTTGGACCGGAACCTCGAAGAAGCGGTGGACCGGAGCTAA
- a CDS encoding UbiA family prenyltransferase, translating into MDGRLAGLAAHVRPVFMLPVVAISVCGALLAPSVDGWLLAGHAVAAGAALFVAHLRDGLVDGHVRGEERPLLSAATYRRATAAATVVVLLLAASLAVTANALASGSIVVLLCLALLHAPYLDRHPVSVTVDYPVGIATALAGGFATQTGTLPVETVAAAVSVASLLAGIKVGIDRLDAAFDRTIGKRTVPVIAGARGAQRVAIGSFAVTALAVLGSVGAGVFPPLAVVAAVAAAGCAATTLSLPPGTAVRVQMALSYVFVSALFLGLCGRGCAGWTVASQWSPLSAIGQVQLDLVRGGLQLVEDSPLTALL; encoded by the coding sequence ATGGACGGACGCCTCGCCGGACTGGCTGCACACGTCCGGCCCGTTTTCATGCTGCCGGTCGTCGCGATATCGGTCTGTGGGGCGCTGCTGGCGCCGAGCGTGGACGGCTGGCTCCTGGCCGGGCACGCGGTAGCGGCCGGGGCCGCGCTGTTCGTTGCCCACCTGCGTGACGGGCTTGTCGACGGTCACGTCCGCGGTGAGGAACGCCCCCTGCTTTCCGCAGCCACGTACCGCCGGGCGACGGCGGCGGCGACCGTCGTCGTGCTCCTCCTTGCGGCCTCGCTGGCCGTGACGGCGAACGCGCTCGCCTCGGGGTCTATCGTCGTACTGCTCTGTCTCGCGTTGTTACACGCCCCGTATCTCGATAGGCACCCCGTCTCGGTGACCGTCGATTACCCGGTCGGGATCGCGACCGCACTCGCCGGAGGGTTCGCCACACAGACCGGGACGCTCCCCGTCGAGACCGTCGCGGCAGCAGTGAGCGTTGCCTCGCTGTTGGCCGGCATAAAGGTCGGTATCGACCGGCTCGACGCCGCGTTCGACCGTACCATCGGGAAACGCACTGTCCCCGTTATCGCGGGGGCGAGAGGCGCACAGCGGGTCGCTATCGGGAGTTTCGCAGTTACGGCGCTGGCCGTCCTGGGGTCGGTCGGGGCAGGGGTCTTCCCGCCGCTCGCTGTCGTCGCGGCCGTCGCAGCCGCCGGCTGTGCCGCGACGACGCTGTCGCTGCCACCGGGCACGGCTGTCAGGGTACAGATGGCGCTGAGCTACGTGTTCGTCAGCGCGTTGTTTCTCGGACTCTGCGGGCGGGGCTGTGCTGGGTGGACCGTAGCGAGCCAGTGGTCCCCGCTCTCAGCGATAGGCCAGGTTCAGCTCGATCTCGTCCGTGGCGGCCTGCAGCTGGTCGAAGACTCTCCCCTCACAGCGCTCCTGTGA
- a CDS encoding SLC13 family permease has protein sequence MSDESGRRAADIRDVDPAWFSVPVGVLAAGAVLRFAPLATGAARMLAIALFCIALWVGAPVKPWFTALVGIGLIGVTFSPDLALTGFQSPATWLVVVGILIGEAARQSGLADLIERIALHRMPAAVATDAVAAYRYLLVALSFGSLALAVLVPSSLVRVLILAPILQSLGDLFEERRAKVGIFLGPLFATFYGSSGILTGSLANIIVTGLVESSGGPTITWTEWTLWLGPVMAVGRVALIVGVAYFLYRPRDRDGVHTPDRDGPLSTTARERRMLVFLLLGVAIWATDFVHGLHPLFGAIVVALLAFAPTVGVVGPDAVGEADFSILFFLGAIFAIAEGLRQTAFTDLAANRLLSTLPADPSLPLVLAVVVVASLALTLVMEGLAVASVLTPVLVSFATSAGIPLVPVAMIEAVALNTYFFPYQSAVLVAILGLDVVDSMELTKMASLCSLATLLLLVPIQIGLFALLF, from the coding sequence ATGTCGGACGAATCTGGGCGTCGCGCGGCCGATATCCGCGATGTTGATCCGGCGTGGTTCTCCGTTCCGGTCGGGGTGCTCGCCGCCGGAGCTGTCCTCCGATTCGCACCGCTCGCTACCGGGGCCGCCCGGATGCTCGCTATCGCGCTCTTCTGTATCGCGCTGTGGGTAGGAGCGCCGGTCAAACCGTGGTTTACGGCTCTGGTCGGTATCGGCCTCATCGGTGTCACTTTCTCCCCCGACCTCGCGCTGACGGGGTTCCAGTCCCCGGCGACCTGGCTGGTCGTCGTGGGCATCCTCATCGGCGAGGCCGCCAGACAGAGCGGCCTCGCGGACCTCATCGAGCGAATCGCGTTACACCGGATGCCGGCGGCCGTGGCGACCGACGCCGTCGCGGCCTACCGGTATCTGCTGGTGGCCCTCTCCTTTGGCAGCCTCGCACTGGCGGTGTTGGTCCCGTCGTCGCTCGTCCGGGTCCTCATCCTCGCGCCCATCCTGCAGTCGCTCGGCGACCTGTTCGAGGAGCGGCGGGCGAAAGTCGGCATCTTCCTCGGCCCGCTGTTTGCGACGTTTTACGGGTCGTCGGGGATTCTCACGGGCTCGCTCGCCAACATCATCGTCACCGGCCTCGTCGAGTCGAGTGGCGGTCCGACTATCACGTGGACGGAGTGGACGCTGTGGCTGGGGCCCGTGATGGCCGTCGGCCGCGTCGCGCTCATCGTGGGCGTCGCGTACTTCCTGTATCGCCCGCGGGACCGGGACGGCGTGCACACTCCGGACCGGGACGGACCGCTCTCGACGACGGCGCGGGAGCGCCGGATGCTGGTCTTCCTGTTGCTCGGCGTCGCCATCTGGGCGACGGACTTCGTCCACGGCCTGCACCCGCTGTTCGGGGCCATCGTCGTGGCGCTGTTGGCGTTTGCGCCCACGGTCGGCGTGGTCGGCCCCGACGCCGTCGGCGAGGCAGACTTCTCGATTCTCTTCTTCCTCGGGGCGATATTCGCCATCGCCGAGGGGCTGCGACAGACGGCGTTTACCGATTTAGCTGCGAACCGGCTGCTGTCGACGCTCCCGGCGGACCCCTCTCTCCCGCTGGTGCTCGCCGTCGTCGTCGTGGCGTCACTGGCGCTGACGCTCGTGATGGAGGGACTTGCGGTCGCCAGCGTACTGACGCCGGTGCTGGTGTCGTTCGCCACCAGTGCCGGCATCCCCCTCGTCCCCGTGGCGATGATCGAAGCCGTCGCGTTGAACACCTACTTCTTCCCGTATCAGTCGGCGGTACTGGTGGCTATTCTGGGCCTCGACGTCGTCGACTCGATGGAGCTGACGAAGATGGCGAGCCTCTGTTCGCTCGCGACGCTTCTCCTGCTCGTCCCGATTCAGATAGGGCTGTTCGCGCTGCTGTTCTGA
- a CDS encoding ABC transporter ATP-binding protein, giving the protein MTLLEGQNLTKKFGGVVAIDDVSFSVERGEAIGLIGPNGAGKSTLFRTITGVHEPTEGRVFFDDEEITGEAPHEICHRGLAKTHQIVRPFESMTLLENVAVGAEFGGREFDDVRERAREMLEFVDLAEFQYSDPGELSVGQLKRLEIARVLATDPELVLFDEVAGGLDPEETEDIVDLIGDIKDEGKTVFLIDHVMRALMTVSERVMVLNNGRLIAEGTPDEIQNDEGVIEAYLGEHANKDLSNAVTGD; this is encoded by the coding sequence ATGACGCTACTCGAAGGGCAGAACCTGACCAAAAAGTTCGGCGGTGTAGTAGCCATCGACGATGTCTCGTTTTCGGTCGAACGCGGGGAAGCCATCGGCCTCATCGGCCCGAACGGGGCCGGCAAGTCGACGCTGTTTCGGACCATCACCGGGGTCCACGAACCGACGGAGGGACGCGTCTTCTTCGACGACGAGGAGATAACCGGTGAGGCCCCACACGAGATCTGTCACCGCGGCCTCGCGAAGACACATCAGATCGTCCGACCGTTCGAGAGCATGACGCTGCTCGAGAACGTCGCCGTCGGCGCGGAGTTCGGCGGGCGGGAGTTCGACGACGTTCGCGAGCGCGCCAGGGAGATGCTGGAGTTCGTCGACCTCGCGGAGTTCCAGTACAGCGATCCCGGCGAACTGAGCGTCGGCCAGCTCAAACGCCTCGAAATCGCTCGGGTGCTGGCCACCGACCCCGAGCTCGTTCTCTTCGACGAGGTCGCCGGCGGCCTCGACCCCGAGGAGACCGAGGACATCGTCGACCTCATCGGCGACATCAAAGACGAGGGCAAGACCGTCTTCCTCATCGACCACGTGATGCGTGCGCTAATGACCGTCAGCGAACGGGTCATGGTGTTGAACAATGGCCGGCTCATCGCGGAGGGGACGCCCGACGAGATACAGAACGACGAGGGGGTCATCGAGGCGTACCTCGGTGAACACGCAAACAAGGACCTCTCGAACGCGGTCACCGGCGACTGA
- a CDS encoding CoA-binding protein, translating into MTLKQMFDPSAVAVVGASSTEGKIGYEAMANATMFDRPVYPVNPTGEGTLFGEAFVPSVGDIDDDVDLALCCVPGPATPDVIEECGEAGIGAAVIYAGGFAEADEDGERLQQAVVETADEYDISVLGPNTSGFVVPRTNLLCSFASGAEKLPAGNTAVVAQSGGVAHALAFQSRRQGRGVSAMVGLGNRANVGFTEVIEHFDGDEETDAIVLHVEGTDDGRALLEACRESETPVIAYKVGQSDVGDFAESHTGALTGDHELYIAGFAQYGVPTVDATDDLLDAAAALGDSPEPDGPNVGVVTAQAGPGIIITDRIQRAGGQLPELTAETRSRVDELLPGVTYTGNPVDTGRPMPAFGDVVTAVAEDDNVDIVLVYELFEQAMGFPADALDGLAERVDKPILFATDGIEEDMADDATALADAGVPVFETPERAGDAAAVLARYAELQGHAAGTEGVADD; encoded by the coding sequence ATGACGCTCAAGCAGATGTTCGATCCATCGGCTGTAGCCGTCGTCGGCGCCTCGTCGACAGAGGGGAAGATCGGCTACGAGGCGATGGCGAACGCGACCATGTTCGACAGACCGGTGTATCCAGTCAACCCGACCGGGGAAGGGACGCTGTTCGGAGAGGCGTTCGTCCCGTCAGTGGGCGATATCGACGACGATGTCGACCTCGCGCTCTGTTGTGTCCCCGGCCCGGCGACGCCGGACGTCATCGAGGAGTGTGGCGAGGCCGGCATCGGCGCGGCAGTAATCTACGCCGGGGGCTTCGCAGAGGCCGACGAGGACGGCGAGCGGCTCCAGCAGGCCGTGGTCGAGACGGCCGACGAGTACGATATCTCGGTACTCGGCCCGAACACGAGCGGCTTCGTCGTCCCCCGAACGAACCTCCTGTGTTCCTTTGCCAGCGGGGCCGAGAAGCTTCCGGCGGGGAACACCGCCGTCGTCGCCCAGAGCGGCGGCGTCGCACACGCGCTCGCGTTCCAGTCCCGCAGGCAGGGACGAGGGGTCTCCGCCATGGTCGGCCTCGGAAACCGTGCGAACGTCGGTTTCACCGAGGTCATCGAACACTTCGACGGCGACGAGGAGACCGACGCCATCGTGCTCCACGTCGAGGGAACGGACGACGGACGCGCCCTGCTGGAGGCCTGTCGCGAGAGCGAGACGCCCGTCATCGCCTACAAGGTCGGACAGTCCGACGTCGGTGACTTCGCGGAGTCACACACCGGTGCGCTCACCGGCGACCACGAGCTGTACATCGCCGGGTTCGCGCAGTACGGCGTCCCCACGGTGGACGCGACGGACGACCTGCTCGACGCCGCCGCGGCGCTCGGTGACTCGCCCGAGCCGGACGGCCCGAACGTCGGGGTCGTCACCGCACAGGCGGGCCCGGGTATCATCATCACCGACCGCATCCAGCGCGCCGGCGGGCAGCTCCCCGAGCTCACCGCCGAAACGCGGAGCCGGGTCGACGAGCTCCTCCCGGGCGTCACCTACACCGGCAACCCGGTCGACACCGGTCGGCCGATGCCGGCGTTCGGCGACGTCGTCACGGCCGTCGCCGAGGACGACAACGTCGACATCGTGCTGGTCTACGAGCTGTTCGAGCAGGCGATGGGGTTCCCCGCGGACGCGCTGGACGGGCTCGCCGAGCGCGTCGACAAGCCGATTCTGTTCGCCACCGACGGCATCGAGGAGGACATGGCCGATGACGCGACCGCGCTGGCGGACGCGGGCGTTCCGGTGTTCGAGACGCCGGAGCGGGCCGGCGACGCCGCGGCGGTCCTCGCTCGCTACGCCGAGCTGCAAGGGCACGCTGCGGGCACGGAGGGGGTTGCCGATGACTGA
- a CDS encoding IclR family transcriptional regulator codes for MKQPSKTGKGIKSDETLFALIETLRELDGAGVTELAEHLGVAKSTIHGHLTSMREHGFVVKRGAKYHLGLGFFDYGQYVRGQLSMFRSGMEAVDELERATGEMVWLITHENGRVMYVYGRGGQNNIDINTILGQWAYMHCNSGGKAILAHLPEREVHEIVDEHGLPAQTENTITSRDALFDELERVRERGYALNLSEDLKGIHAIGIPLTFEGEIQGALSIAGPAHRLSQERCEGRVFDQLQAATDEIELNLAYR; via the coding sequence ATGAAACAGCCCTCGAAAACCGGGAAGGGGATTAAATCGGACGAGACGCTGTTCGCTCTCATCGAAACACTTCGGGAGCTAGATGGGGCGGGCGTGACCGAACTGGCGGAGCACCTCGGCGTCGCGAAGAGTACCATCCACGGCCACCTGACCAGCATGCGCGAGCACGGTTTCGTCGTGAAACGCGGTGCGAAGTACCATCTCGGGCTGGGCTTTTTCGACTACGGCCAGTACGTCAGGGGACAGCTGAGCATGTTTCGCTCGGGGATGGAGGCGGTCGACGAGCTAGAGCGGGCGACCGGTGAGATGGTGTGGCTCATCACCCACGAGAACGGGAGAGTGATGTACGTCTACGGCCGGGGCGGGCAGAACAACATCGACATCAACACCATCCTCGGGCAGTGGGCGTACATGCACTGCAACTCCGGGGGGAAGGCCATCCTCGCGCACCTGCCCGAGAGAGAGGTACACGAGATAGTCGACGAACACGGGCTGCCGGCCCAGACCGAGAACACGATTACGTCCCGCGACGCCCTGTTCGACGAACTCGAGCGGGTTCGCGAGCGCGGGTATGCACTGAATCTCAGTGAAGACCTCAAAGGCATCCACGCTATCGGCATCCCGCTGACGTTCGAGGGCGAGATACAGGGGGCACTGAGCATCGCCGGACCCGCCCACAGGCTCTCACAGGAGCGCTGTGAGGGGAGAGTCTTCGACCAGCTGCAGGCCGCCACGGACGAGATCGAGCTGAACCTGGCCTATCGCTGA
- a CDS encoding gamma carbonic anhydrase family protein, producing MERAFDGAAPSIADEAFVSEMAYAVGDVEVGPRSSIWPFVCLRGDGGSVTVGAETNVQEFTMLHGATLGDEVTVGHGAVVDYADVHDHALVGMGSAVMGGATVESNCIVAANAVVRQGQRIPAGHMAYGVPAETRPLSDEQVAQIGKTHRNYVELAAKYRGTPAEEKSGEDGRVD from the coding sequence ATGGAACGAGCCTTTGACGGCGCGGCACCCAGCATAGCGGACGAGGCGTTCGTCTCGGAGATGGCGTACGCAGTAGGCGACGTCGAAGTCGGCCCCCGGTCTAGCATCTGGCCGTTCGTGTGTCTGCGCGGCGACGGCGGCTCGGTCACAGTGGGCGCGGAGACCAACGTGCAGGAGTTTACGATGTTACACGGCGCGACGCTGGGTGACGAAGTGACAGTCGGCCACGGGGCCGTCGTCGACTACGCCGACGTCCACGACCACGCACTGGTCGGCATGGGCAGTGCCGTCATGGGCGGCGCGACTGTCGAGTCGAACTGCATCGTCGCCGCAAACGCCGTCGTGCGGCAGGGACAGCGGATTCCAGCGGGCCATATGGCCTATGGAGTGCCCGCCGAGACACGTCCGCTCAGTGACGAACAGGTGGCACAGATCGGCAAGACACATCGGAACTACGTCGAGCTGGCAGCCAAGTACCGCGGGACACCGGCCGAAGAGAAATCCGGTGAGGATGGTCGAGTGGATTAA
- a CDS encoding GNAT family N-acetyltransferase: MAHENELSCDGWDNSECEGTPYCPPRCPRFTDRESTMRLVRPYQRADLDALVEMYLELDPGDRTMGLPPVTEDGLRQWLGRFTDDGWSLVAKTGDTVVGHTGVTPEDAAAPHLIVFVADEAQGRGIGSELIRQLVAYAADRGHESLTLTVEASNDAAVTVYGNIGFDIIERLTGELEMQLSLDDPVADQVRLPPAEQER; the protein is encoded by the coding sequence ATGGCCCACGAAAACGAGTTGTCCTGTGACGGCTGGGACAACAGCGAGTGCGAGGGGACCCCGTACTGTCCCCCGCGGTGTCCGCGGTTTACCGACCGCGAGTCGACCATGAGGCTCGTTCGGCCCTACCAGCGCGCGGACCTGGATGCGTTGGTGGAGATGTACCTCGAACTCGACCCCGGGGACAGGACGATGGGGCTACCACCGGTGACCGAAGACGGACTTCGGCAGTGGCTCGGTCGGTTCACCGACGACGGGTGGAGTCTGGTCGCCAAAACGGGCGATACAGTTGTGGGTCACACGGGTGTGACGCCGGAAGATGCGGCGGCGCCACACCTTATCGTCTTCGTCGCCGACGAGGCACAGGGCCGGGGCATCGGGTCGGAACTGATACGACAGCTCGTCGCGTACGCGGCCGACCGCGGCCACGAATCGCTGACGCTGACTGTGGAGGCGAGCAACGACGCCGCGGTCACGGTGTACGGTAACATCGGGTTCGACATCATCGAACGGCTCACCGGTGAGCTCGAGATGCAGCTCTCACTGGACGACCCGGTCGCGGATCAGGTCCGGCTGCCGCCGGCGGAGCAGGAACGCTGA
- a CDS encoding MaoC family dehydratase, giving the protein MRFYEDISVGDRQTSDGYRISKEEITEFGEKYDPQPFHTDEEAAKSSVFGGLVASGWQTAAICMRLHVQSNEDTATQAGLGVDELRWHRPLRPGDELRLRTEILDKRPSESNPNRGIVTTGHEGLNQDDDLVVSYEATALVQRRADSSE; this is encoded by the coding sequence ATGCGCTTCTACGAGGACATCTCGGTCGGGGATAGGCAGACTTCGGACGGGTATCGCATCTCCAAGGAGGAGATTACCGAGTTCGGCGAAAAGTACGACCCACAACCGTTCCATACGGACGAGGAAGCGGCCAAGAGCTCCGTCTTCGGCGGACTGGTCGCGTCGGGGTGGCAGACAGCCGCCATCTGTATGCGCCTCCACGTCCAGAGTAACGAAGACACGGCGACGCAGGCCGGTCTCGGCGTCGACGAGCTCCGGTGGCACCGCCCGCTCCGCCCGGGCGACGAGCTACGGCTCCGCACCGAGATACTCGACAAACGCCCCTCCGAAAGTAACCCGAACCGGGGCATCGTGACGACTGGCCACGAGGGACTGAACCAGGACGACGACCTGGTCGTCTCCTACGAGGCGACCGCGCTGGTCCAGCGACGAGCGGACAGCAGCGAGTGA
- a CDS encoding class I adenylate-forming enzyme family protein, which produces MELREAFARTVRCYPDKTAVITDSGRSYTYETLDERSTRLANALRHRIGDGRCAVLALNGLPAVESMLANNKRGVGTAQLSTRAPVKELERMVETASARALLFDDANAETALELLDRTGLEVAVHAGDRDIDRDFVESYETVVADADSGPVPSAGNECGILYTSGTTSMPKAVSFDQEQLWHGAVQVVMEHGIDETDTALCTTPWYHMVTTDAWLYPHLVAGATIVLHTTFDPTEALELIEAHDVSGLLAVPTQLKALIPVQSEREFDVDTLEYIRTGGSIVTEDLVADATEHLTDQVYNTYGMTEAGPDLTFAHPSVQEDHPGTIGKESFSWEIRVVETAPLDEHPDPEATVDAGERGEIIARGPGMSDGYIDNPEAESKSYFDGWLRTRDVATVDEDGYLYIVDRVDNMIVSGGENVYPAEVENTLEGHPDVEEVCVFGLDDETWGQVVTAVVVTDSDLTAEQLDEYCLETESLADFKRPREYAVTSESLARSDTGTVVRSDLVEKYFPDR; this is translated from the coding sequence ATGGAACTCAGAGAGGCTTTCGCACGGACAGTCCGGTGCTACCCGGATAAGACAGCCGTAATCACGGATTCCGGGCGATCATACACCTACGAGACCCTCGATGAGCGGAGCACGCGCCTGGCAAACGCACTCCGTCACAGAATCGGCGACGGACGGTGCGCCGTGCTGGCGCTGAACGGGCTCCCGGCCGTCGAGTCGATGCTCGCAAACAACAAGCGCGGTGTCGGGACCGCGCAGTTATCCACCCGCGCGCCCGTCAAGGAACTGGAGCGGATGGTCGAGACGGCCTCGGCGCGTGCGCTCCTCTTCGATGACGCCAACGCCGAGACGGCTCTGGAGCTGTTAGACAGGACCGGGCTCGAAGTCGCGGTACACGCCGGCGACCGGGACATCGACCGGGACTTCGTGGAATCGTACGAGACTGTCGTCGCCGACGCCGACTCGGGTCCGGTCCCGTCGGCCGGCAACGAGTGTGGCATCCTCTACACGAGCGGCACGACCAGCATGCCCAAAGCGGTCTCGTTCGACCAGGAGCAACTCTGGCACGGGGCCGTTCAGGTCGTGATGGAACACGGCATCGACGAGACGGACACGGCGCTGTGTACGACACCGTGGTACCACATGGTGACCACGGACGCCTGGCTGTATCCGCATCTGGTCGCCGGCGCGACGATTGTCCTCCACACGACGTTCGACCCCACCGAGGCGCTGGAGCTGATCGAGGCCCACGACGTGAGCGGTCTGCTCGCCGTTCCGACACAGCTCAAGGCACTCATTCCCGTCCAGAGCGAGCGGGAGTTCGACGTGGACACGCTGGAGTACATCAGAACGGGCGGCTCGATTGTCACGGAAGACCTCGTCGCGGACGCGACCGAACACCTGACCGACCAGGTCTACAACACCTACGGGATGACCGAGGCCGGACCGGACCTCACGTTCGCCCACCCGAGCGTCCAGGAGGACCATCCCGGCACCATCGGGAAGGAGTCGTTCTCGTGGGAAATCCGGGTCGTCGAGACGGCGCCGCTCGACGAGCATCCGGACCCGGAGGCGACAGTCGACGCCGGCGAGCGCGGCGAGATAATCGCCCGGGGGCCGGGGATGTCAGACGGGTACATCGACAACCCCGAAGCGGAGTCGAAGAGCTACTTCGACGGGTGGCTCCGCACCCGAGACGTGGCGACCGTCGACGAGGACGGCTACCTCTACATCGTCGACAGAGTCGACAATATGATCGTAAGCGGCGGTGAGAACGTCTACCCCGCCGAAGTGGAGAACACCCTCGAAGGCCACCCGGACGTCGAGGAGGTCTGTGTGTTCGGTCTCGACGACGAAACGTGGGGGCAGGTCGTCACCGCGGTCGTCGTCACGGACAGCGACCTCACGGCCGAGCAACTGGACGAGTACTGCCTCGAAACGGAGTCGCTGGCGGATTTCAAACGCCCCCGCGAATACGCCGTGACCAGCGAGTCACTCGCGCGGAGCGACACCGGCACCGTCGTTCGGAGCGACCTCGTCGAGAAGTACTTCCCGGACCGATAG